In a genomic window of Oncorhynchus masou masou isolate Uvic2021 chromosome 4, UVic_Omas_1.1, whole genome shotgun sequence:
- the LOC135524703 gene encoding epithelial membrane protein 2-like: MLVLAGIVVLHITAIILLLVATIDNAWWLTDSVATDVWGRWELEGSAWHYTNLKGDYAEEYLQVVQAGAVLACIFSILGLFVFVAQLFTLSKGQRFTFSGALMLISCLCVMIAASIYTDIFHKQDQGWFGHSFILAWISFVLTFILGVIYVVLRKKSE; encoded by the exons ATGTTGGTCCTGGCTGGAAtcgttgttcttcacattaccgccATCATCCTGCTTCTGGTTGCAACCATTGATAAC GCCTGGTGGCTCACAGACTCAGTGGCCACAGATGTGTGGGGCCGGTGGGAACTGGAAGGCTCAGCTTGGCACTACACCAACCTCAAAGGAGACTATGCTGAAG AATACCTCCAGGTAGTGCAGGCCGGAGCAGTGCTGGCCTGCATCTTCTCCATCCTGGGCCTGTTTGTGTTCGTGGCTCAACTCTTCACCTTGTCCAAGGGCCAGAGGTTCACCTTCTCTGGAGCCTTGATGCTCATCTCCT GTCTGTGTGTAATGATTGCTGCGTCCATCTACACGGACATCTTCCACAAGCAGGACCAGGGCTGGTTCGGACACTCTTTCATCCTGGCCTGGATCTCCTTCGTTCTCACCTTCATACTGGGCGTCATCTACGTGGTCCTGCGCAAGAAGAGCGAGTAG